A region of the Helicobacteraceae bacterium genome:
ATCGGCGAGTGCGGCGCGGACGTCAAAAAGGTTCGCCTCGCGCTTGAAAACGCCGTTTCGTCTATCGCGTAAATCGGCGTTTGAGTTTTTTTGGCGAGGATAGTTTCGCGAAGGCGCGAGGGCGCGCGCGATCGCTCAAAACAAACGCGCCTTTCCCGTCATTCCCGCGCGGAGCGATAGGGCGCTCTACCGCCCGTAATCGAAAGCGGGTCGCAAAAGGCAGAAAGAGCGCCCGTCATTCCCGCGAAGGCGGGAATCCATTTCCGGATATTTCGTAAAGACAATAAACAATCGCATTACGTTATTTCTATGGATTCCCGCCTACGCGGGAATGACGAGAGGTTTGCGTTTGTTTTTATTGAATACCCGCCTTCCTACGCGATTACGGGCGGTAGAGCGCCCTATCGCTCCGCGCGGGAATGACGAGAGCATATCGCCCTTATTTTGCGATTACGAAGCGTTTGCGCTTCTATCGCTCCGCGCGGGAATGACGGAGAGAGGGCGCATTGCGCGGATCGAAACTCGGCGGCGGTTGGCTTGCCGTTTGGTAATTTTGTCGAACTTCTCAAAGAATTGTAAAGGAGCTGATAAAACGCGACTCGGCGGAAAATAGGGGCGAAGTTTATTCGCGGTATAGATTTATCGGCTTTTAGGCGGCGCTTATCGCTCGCTTTGTAGCGTTTTGATTTTGTCCGAAGTAGCTTTTATGTTACTAAAGCCGCTTTTAGTTGCGTCCTTATATTTGCAAAAAGCTCGCTACCTTTTTTTGGAGCGTTTGCGTATCGCTCTTTGTTGGCGCCTCGCGGAGTTTCTCTGGCTAACGGTTTATTAGTTCGATAAGCTCCTCAAACTCTTCGGCGAGCGCTATATACTCCTCGCCCCATCTGTTACTGACCGCCGTCTCCTGCAACGAACCTATCGGCGCGAACTCGGCTTTAAGCGCCTCTTTGTCGATCGGTTGGCTATTTTTGAGCGCGTCGATCGCCTTTGCGATCATCTGTTTTTGTTCTTCAAGCGGCGTTTCCGCCCAGTCGGATTCCTTAGATCTATCAAGATGAGCCAACGCTTTTTCTAAAACGATCTGAAGAGCTTCTTGCGCGTGCATTTTTAATCCTTTCTTGGTATAAACGCGAAAAATAGGCGCGAAAGCAACCAAAACGAGGCGATTGGAAATAAAACGGTTTCAAAAACAAACAGCGCGAATAGCGTGATAAAACTTTTTGTCATCGCCTCCGCGCGCGCTTTGAAAGCGTCCACCCTTTTCGCCAGTTCCTCCATACTCGCCCAGCTTTTAATTCTGTCTAAAAAGCCTTTATCCTCGTCGTTTGGCAAAACGCTTTCGCCAAACGCGGCTCTCTGCGTTTCTATATCGGCGAGGGCTTCCTCGTATTTATTGTGCAAAAGAGTCTCGCTTGTCAGCGACGCGCCAAGTGCCATTAGAGGTATTACAAGCCTAACGACAAACCCTAAAATCGCCAACCGAACGCCCCAATAAACCAAAGCGGTCTGAAACTTAGTCGCCCATATCCCCGCTAACAGCAAAACCGCCCCAGCCGAAACGAAAACCGAAAGCCCGATCTGCGTTCCGATCTCCATTAAAATCCTCTGCGCGCCAAGAGAGGCTATCGCTAACATCAGCGCGTCCGAGAGCTTTTCGATTATATCCAGCGCGGGCGAAAGAGCCTCGCCGACGCTTAACGTAAGAAACGGCGGGTGTAGTTGCGTGCCTTTGAACATAGAAACTACCGCGTGCGCGCCGCGAACGCCCGCGTAGGTCAAGGCGGTTTTGGTCAGCGTCCGCTCCAGATACTCTTCGGCTTGTCTATCGAGCGGCGCGAATAGCGCCTCGAAACTTCTTTCTCTAACCGCGCCCCAATACGAGGCGCACAGCAAAGCAAGCGCGGCTAACGACAAGGCGACTTTAACCAATAAAGCGCGCCGATCGCCTAATCGGCTATCCATAGCTTCGATCTCTTTTATAATTTCTATTTCCGTCGCGCTTTCAGCCATCTAGCAACCTTTGGGCGATCTGTTTCGCGCTCAACCCCAAGCTCTCCTCGATCTGGCGCGTCGATCCGTGTCGCAAAAACTCGTCGGGCAGCTCAAAACGCTCTATTTTAACCGATAGACGATCAATCTCGATTAGCGTTTCCGCAATTGCGGCGCTAACTCCGCCCGTTATGGAGGAGTCGCTGATAACGGCGAAACGATCGTAGGTTTCCGCGCCGATTTTAAGCGCCTCTTTATCGATCGGCTTGATAAAGCGCAGATCCAAAACGCCCGCGTTTGTCCCGTTTTCGGCGAGAATCTTATGAACCGCGAGCGCTTTCGCCGCGCCGTTTCCGTAGCCTATCAACAACAACTTTTCGCCGCGTTTAAGCCATTGCGCCTTGCCCAACGCAAACGGCTCGAACGGCGCGATCTCGTGCGGGTGGAACGCGCCGCGAGGGTATCGAAAAGCGCACGGTTTGCCCAAACAGGCGGCAAAGCGCGTAGCGTCGATCAGGCTCGCTTCGTCGCGCGGGGCAAACAGCGTCATATTGGGAACGACGCGCAGATAGGCGACGTCGAGCGTTCCTTGATGAGTGGCGCCGTCCTCGCCGACGATTCCGGCGCGATCGATCGCGAAGATCACGGGCAGCTCGCCGATCGCGCAGTCGTGGATTATCTGATCGTAGCCGCGTTGCAAAAAGGTGGAGTAGATGGTGCAAAACGGCTTAAAGCCCTCTTTGGCAAGCGCGGCGCAACTTGTTACGGCGTGCTGCTCGGCGATCGCCACGTCCCAGAAACGATCGGGGAACTCGGCGATCAGCTTATCTAGTCCCGTTCCGCTTGGCATAGCGGCGGTAACGCCCGCGATCGTGTCGTCTTGACGGGCAAGCGCTAGTAGCGCGTCCGAGTAGATCGCGGTGGCGCTCTTTGCGTCGCCGTTTTTTAGCGGCGCTCCGCTCTCCTTGTCGAAAGGTCCCACGCCGTGCCAGCGCTCCAGTTTGCCTTGCGCTATCTCGTAGCCTTTGCCCTTGATTGTGCGGGCATGGACGACGACGGGCTTTTTCATCTCTTTGGCGCGGGATAAAACGGCGATTAACGAGCCTAGATCGTGTCCGTTTACCGGTCCGATATAGTCTAACCCCATCTCCTCGAACAGAATGCCGGGGGTAATTAACCGCAAGCTCTCCTCAAAACGTTTCGCCAGATAATGAAAGGTCTCGTTGCCGCCGATCGCGGAGTCGATCACGGATTTGAGTTTCTGAAACCACGGCGCGGCGATCGCCCTAGAGAGCGAAAGGCTAATGGCTCCGATCGGTCTTGCTATGCTCATCTCGTTGTCGTTGATAAGGATAACGATCGGGTATTTGCGATCGCCAAGCTCGTTAAGCGCCTCATAGACCATGCCCGCGCTTAGCGCGCCGTCGCCGATAAGCGCGATTGGCGAGCGACTCTCTTTTTTCAGCGCGATCGCCTTCGCCGCGCCGACCGCGACGCTAACGCTGGTGGAGCTATGTCCCGCGATAAAATAGTCGAATTCGCTCTCTTGCGGTTTTGTAAAACCGCTTACGCCGCCGAATTTGCGAAGCGTGCCGAAACTCTCCCAGCGATCGGTTAGCAGCTTATGCGCGTAGGCTTGGTGCGAAACGTCAAAGATAAACGGATCGCTTTTGGGATCGAATACGTAGTGCATAGCGACGATTAGCTCCACCGCGCCTAACGAACTCGTCAGGTGTCCTCCGTTGCCGCTGACCGTATCGATAATTTTGGCGCGAATCGACGCGCACGTTTCGTTAAGCTCGCCAATAGTCTGCTCTTTTATTGGTTTCAACCGCCGCCGCCCTCTAAAATACTCTTTTTGATCGCCGCGAAACGGCTATTTAAGCGCGCGTCGATATTGCCCGCTTCGCTATGAACGATCACGCCGCCCTCCGCGACGGCGCGATCGGGAACGACCTCGACTCTCGCGTCGTCCTTGATCGCTTCGCTTACGGCGGCTATGTCGGAAGGATTGACCCTGATCGAAATTTTTAGCGCGTCTTTTACGCTGTTTAATAGGGATACGGCAAGCGACGAGGCGATTTTGGCGCTATTTTCGCCAATTTCGATCGTAAGCACTTCGTTTGCTATCTCTACCGCGACGCTTGTAAGCTCTTTTTCGATGGAAGCGGCGTGATCGCCAAACTCTCTTAGCGCCGTATCCAGCTTGGCGATCGATTCGGCAAGTTGCGCTCTTTTCGTTTCGATCTCTCCTAGCAGCCTATTTGTCGCCTCAAGCTCGCCCGTTTTCTTGCCCTCCTCGTAAGAGCGCTTTGTTTCGTTTTCTAGTTTGATCGCAAAATCGCTCTCTTGTTTTTCGGATTTTATTTGTAGCTTCGCTATGTTGTCGGCAAAACTTTCAACTTTTTGGACGAGATTGGCGACCAGATCGTTTTCGGCGAGTTGCTTGGCGCGAATGTCTTTTAGCGCCTCTTTCTCCTCGTTGGTAAAACCGTCGGCGGGGGCGGTCGGCAAAATTGGCGGCGCGTGGCGTTGCGGAGCGCTCTCTTTTGTCGGCGAAGCGGAGTCGTTGAAGTTCTTAAACTCGTATTTAACGATCTTGTGCGTTCCGAGTTTATCGGGAGCGATAATGATCTCCACGTTACTCCACCACCTCTTCTTCGCCGCCCATCTCGATCACGCCTTGTTCGGCAAGCTGTTGCACGCTATCGACAATCTTTCTTTGCGCCGCCTCCACCTCGCGCACTTTAACGGCGCCAAGATATTGAAGCTCCTCGCGCATTGTGTCCGACGCTCTTTGCGACATATTGGAGAAAAACTTGTCTTTGAGCGGATCCGAGGCGGTTTTAAGCGCCAGCGTCAGCTCTTTCTTATCCACCGATCGCAAAATCTCGCGGACGGCTTGATTGTCTAGTTTAACAATATCCTCGAAGGTGAACATCATCTCTTTGATCGAGCTTGCCAGAGCTTCGTCGATCTGCTCGATATACGCCAACGTCGCCTTGCTCGCTTTGGATCCAAGCCGATTGAATATATCCGCTACCGCGCGCGGTCCTCCCACCTCTACTTTGTAGGTTGTAAGCGACTCTAATTTTTTCTCAAGCACCGTAGAGACCCTTTTTATGATCGTCGGCGAAATGTCGCCTAGATTCGCCATACGCATTGAAACTTCGCCGCGCAGATCGTCCGGAAACAGGCTGAGCGTCTCCGCCGCCGCGCTCGCTTCCATGTGCGCCAAGATCAGCGCGATTGCCTGCGGGTGTTCGTTTAGAACGAAATCCGAAAGCTGCTGCGGTTTGATTTTGGAAAGATAGCTGAAATTTTGTCCCGATTGCATTGATTTGGCGAGCTTTTCAAGCACCTTTCGCGCCTCTTCGGGACCTAGCGCTTTATATAAAATCTCTCTAGCGTATTCCATGCCGCCGCTATTGATATACTGGTTGGACTGAAAGATCGCGTAGAACTCCTCTAACACCGCCATGCCAAGCTGCTTATCTACGTTTTTAGAAAGCGCGATATATTTTGAGATTTCCGTGATAGCGTCAATATCTAAATGCGCGAAAATTTGCGCGCTGACGTCCTCGCCCATCTGCATCAAAAATACGGCGGTTTTCTCCGCCATCGACATCTCTTCAAACTGCGTTTGTAAATGCGGCGGCAACGTCATGCTCTCCCCCTTATATCTTCGCGTTCGACGTTGAAACTTCGTCGTGCAAGAGACTATCGACTAGCTGCGCGACCTCGTTTGGTTTTCCCTCGCACGCCTCTCTCAAACGCTCTAACAGCACGTCGTATTTTAGTTTCTCCTCGTCCGCGCCGCCGCCAAGCCCAAGCTGTTGTTCGACGCGCTTTCTTAATTCGTTTAGGCGATCGGAGTCGTCCTCTTCCTCGTCGTCTTCAAACTCGATCGGTTTTGGCGCCTCCTCCTCTTCGGCTACGGGAATCTCCATCATACGATCGATAAAGGGCTTAATCACCTTGTAGTAAAACGCGAAAAGAACGAGCGCCGCGAAGAGATATTTTAACGCCGGATAGATCGGATCAAAATACTTTTCAAGCCACGCGAGCGGTTTTTCGCCCGTCGGGGTGATTCCCGCTCTAAACTCGAAGTTGCTGACCGTTACCTCGTCTTTGCGATCGACGTTAAAGCCGATCGCCTGTTTAACCAAGCTCTCGATCGCGCCAAGCTCTTCGGCGCCGAGCGGAACGTATTCCAATTCGCCGTTAGCCGATCCGTCGCCTCTTGGAACGCGATAGCGCCCGTCCACCGCTACGGCGGCGGTAACGCGGTTGATCGTGGCGAACTCGCCTTTGATCTCGCTTGTTTTCGACGAGACCTCGTAGTTGATCGTGTTCTCGCTTCTTTGCTCTTTTTCTCTTAGTTTGTCGTCCTCAAGCCCTTGAACGGGACCGATATTGCTCACCGCGCCCGGCACGCCGCCGATCTCCCGCGGACGGCTGCCTTCGCGTTTATACTCCGAGCTTTGCTCCGATCGCGGCACGTTGTTGGGATCGTAGGTAACCTGCGTCGAGTTTCTTTGCGAAAAATCAAAGTCGATCGTTACGCGCGCGACCGCCTTCTCGTTTCCGCCCA
Encoded here:
- the dxs gene encoding 1-deoxy-D-xylulose-5-phosphate synthase, with the translated sequence MKPIKEQTIGELNETCASIRAKIIDTVSGNGGHLTSSLGAVELIVAMHYVFDPKSDPFIFDVSHQAYAHKLLTDRWESFGTLRKFGGVSGFTKPQESEFDYFIAGHSSTSVSVAVGAAKAIALKKESRSPIALIGDGALSAGMVYEALNELGDRKYPIVILINDNEMSIARPIGAISLSLSRAIAAPWFQKLKSVIDSAIGGNETFHYLAKRFEESLRLITPGILFEEMGLDYIGPVNGHDLGSLIAVLSRAKEMKKPVVVHARTIKGKGYEIAQGKLERWHGVGPFDKESGAPLKNGDAKSATAIYSDALLALARQDDTIAGVTAAMPSGTGLDKLIAEFPDRFWDVAIAEQHAVTSCAALAKEGFKPFCTIYSTFLQRGYDQIIHDCAIGELPVIFAIDRAGIVGEDGATHQGTLDVAYLRVVPNMTLFAPRDEASLIDATRFAACLGKPCAFRYPRGAFHPHEIAPFEPFALGKAQWLKRGEKLLLIGYGNGAAKALAVHKILAENGTNAGVLDLRFIKPIDKEALKIGAETYDRFAVISDSSITGGVSAAIAETLIEIDRLSVKIERFELPDEFLRHGSTRQIEESLGLSAKQIAQRLLDG
- the fliG gene encoding flagellar motor switch protein FliG encodes the protein MTLPPHLQTQFEEMSMAEKTAVFLMQMGEDVSAQIFAHLDIDAITEISKYIALSKNVDKQLGMAVLEEFYAIFQSNQYINSGGMEYAREILYKALGPEEARKVLEKLAKSMQSGQNFSYLSKIKPQQLSDFVLNEHPQAIALILAHMEASAAAETLSLFPDDLRGEVSMRMANLGDISPTIIKRVSTVLEKKLESLTTYKVEVGGPRAVADIFNRLGSKASKATLAYIEQIDEALASSIKEMMFTFEDIVKLDNQAVREILRSVDKKELTLALKTASDPLKDKFFSNMSQRASDTMREELQYLGAVKVREVEAAQRKIVDSVQQLAEQGVIEMGGEEEVVE
- the fliF gene encoding flagellar M-ring protein FliF produces the protein MDIKALVQQLSALTKRFNAKQKAALLAALIGVVALIAFLIVYASPRNYDDGYRALFRDLSAKDAGVIVQQLESQGVKFKIPEEGVISVPKEQVNRVRLSLASQGLPRDGRPGFELFDTQDFGATDFDQQVKLLRALEGELSATIESLESVRSAKVHIAMPKESVFVSKETPPSASVVVAMRDNMQTSRQQILGVKHLVASAVPKLTIENVRIINEDGVPLGEEDALTTAGELARSQLRFKRDYEQVYENKIVQMLGQFLGGNEKAVARVTIDFDFSQRNSTQVTYDPNNVPRSEQSSEYKREGSRPREIGGVPGAVSNIGPVQGLEDDKLREKEQRSENTINYEVSSKTSEIKGEFATINRVTAAVAVDGRYRVPRGDGSANGELEYVPLGAEELGAIESLVKQAIGFNVDRKDEVTVSNFEFRAGITPTGEKPLAWLEKYFDPIYPALKYLFAALVLFAFYYKVIKPFIDRMMEIPVAEEEEAPKPIEFEDDEEEDDSDRLNELRKRVEQQLGLGGGADEEKLKYDVLLERLREACEGKPNEVAQLVDSLLHDEVSTSNAKI